The following proteins are encoded in a genomic region of Necator americanus strain Aroian chromosome II, whole genome shotgun sequence:
- a CDS encoding hypothetical protein (NECATOR_CHRII.G8343.T1): MKDHIGSASMSDEPTSVPQDALNCVSLSGEQAALPRLQRYLYGPSAALQETPIRDRPLINIDIYTIYCGNAGEKSRKLRNSNEKRRQQSGGEVWINVAKMRLCTIGGSQRTQTPDRKCSRTNGNAEDYN; this comes from the exons ATGAAAGATCATATAGGTTCGGCTTCGATGTCAGATGAGCCGACAAGTGTTCCCCAAGACG CATTGAACTGCGTGTCGCTATCAGGTGAACAAGCCGCGCTGCCCAGACTTCAACGATATCTTTATGGCCCGtctgctgcactgcaggaaacacccATCAGGGATCGCCCCCTTATCAATATCGATATttacaccatctactgcgGCAATGCTGgtgaaaaaagcaggaaacTGCGCAACAGCAATGAGAAACGACGTCAACAATCTGGTGGAGAAGTTTGGATAAACGTCGccaagatgcgcctttgtacgattggcggatcgcagaggactcaaactccagatcgtaagtgctcacgcacaaACGGAAACGCTGAAGACTATAACTGA
- a CDS encoding hypothetical protein (NECATOR_CHRII.G8342.T3): MISTVICVVVFLFSHVLALQDGEMELVLVQAMWRHGDRSPTKTFKTDPFQEGNWTFGGGGFGQLSPFGMMQHMMLGRLLRKTYVDTGFLNRTYSSREIYVRSTDVNRTIISAISNLMGMYGQRDGGNVPGIDYPFDPNWPIGFVPIAVHTVHKPTDYVGIPDGDCYRRDKLWEMAMSSGEVKEYMTREDVLKTLNFLISKCGQEISLDYLHVVRDPLYVEQIYFNETLRKVNPWFTDDLYKKVNDMHKKMERFKYGNFEKKILINGLDIGLELKKMRGGPMFNELTTRMNFKLDCMGKNKPECKWINGLKYYAYSVHDSTMFAFFSVLDIAQKVLVPGVYPEYSAAAFIELWMNHTDNQPYFKLTFHPDDNSGINSITKEIHGCDGKDYCKLDVFRTIDKKYKPDQPLEQWCEVDPNSKSGSGGAGSRQISTSWTASILAFAVIFFMW, encoded by the exons ATGATATCTACCGTAATCTGTGTCGTCGTGTTTCTCTTCTCCCACGTGCTAGCTCTACAGGACGGTGAAATGGAATTGGTTCTAGTACAAGCG ATGTGGCGACACGGAGATCGATCACCGACAAAAACGTTCAAGACCGATCCGTTTCAGGAAGGGAACTGGACGTTTGGTGGTGGTGGATTTGGACAATTGTCACCG tTTGGAATGATGCAACACATGATGTTGGGCAGACTCCTGAGGAAAACCTATGTTGACACCGGATTTCTAAATAGAACATACTCATCCAGAGAG ATCTATGTTCGTTCGACGGATGTGAATCGAACTATTATTTCGGCTATATCTAATCTTATGGGAATGTATGGTCAAAGAGATGGTGGAAATGTTCCTGGCATCGACTATCCGTTCGATCCGAATTGGCCTATCGGATTCGTGCCGATCGCTGTGCATACGGTTCATAAACCTACGGACTAC GTTGGGATACCTGATGGGGATTGCTATCGGCGAGATAAACTCTGGGAAATGGCAATGTCTTCCGGAGAAGTAAAAGAATATATGACCAGGGAAGAT GTATTAAAAACgctaaattttctaatttctaagtGCGGACAAGAAATTTCGCTCGATTATCTTCATGTTGTACGTGATCCGTTATACGTTGAG caaatttatttcaatgaaaCTCTAAGAAAGGTCAATCCCTGGTTCACAGACGATCTCTACAAGAAAGTGAATGATATGCATAAAAAAATGGAGCGATTCAAATATGGGAACTTTG aaaagaaaatcttaatCAACGGTCTTGATATTGGTTTGGAATTAAAGAAGATGAGAGGTGGACCGATGTTTAATGAGCTTACTACGCGTATGAATTTTAAACTTGATTGTATGGGAAAGAATAAGCCCGAATGTAAATGGATCAATGGTCTTAAATACTACGCATATTCAGTG CATGATTCCACGATGTTCGCTTTCTTTTCGGTCCTTGATATCGCCCAAAAGGTTTTGGTACCAGGTGTTTATCCTGAATATTCAGCAGCAGCGTTCATAGAGCTATGGATGAATCATACTGATAATCAGCCATATTTCAAG CTTACCTTCCATCCGGATGACAATTCCGGGATAAACTcaataacaaaagaaattcacGGATGCGATGGTAAAGATTACTGTAAACTGGATGTTTTCAGAACTATTGATAAGAAATATAAGCCAGATCAGCCGCTGGAACAG TGGTGTGAAGTGGATCCGAATTCAAAAAGTGGATCCGGAGGAGCTGGATCCAGACAAATTTCAACATCATGGACAGCTTCAATACTAG CGTTCGCAGTGATCTTCTTCATGTGGTAG
- a CDS encoding hypothetical protein (NECATOR_CHRII.G8344.T1) has product MVLRLLLAVLLCQTAEMIRDGEMELLFVQAIWRHGDRSPTKTYPTDPFQDGNWTFGGGGFGQLSPIGMKQHMNFGKYLRHDLRRLRVPLTEIYVRSTDKNRTIISAMSNMLGMYGQDNNASVAGVDYPDEPGWPVGYVPIAIHTVDDDTDYIGNPDAVCPRQDQLWDMAKTSDELQEFQNRNDVLMLLANLTENCGENVTIDNLWIIQDALMIEQIHANDTLRQVNEWFTDDLYNQMTVINDQVELYQNGNFNGTLMMNGLNIGLELLKLRGGSMINDLYMHMNVKYNCMFSTNANPTDCKWMNGVKYYVYSAHDTTIFAFFSIMGIVEKVIRPRGYPLYSAATFVELWLNHTDNKPYFKLSYHANDVNVTIYPITAEIEGCNGNKYCSLDVFSNFAATAKPDKPMDQWCNVNPNVINTTATTPGNDVTPVNVTVVPPNGTTPCTEHCSASSWTTFITAILTISYALLRN; this is encoded by the exons ATGGTGCTAAGGCTACTTCTCGCAGTGCTTTTGTGCCAGACAGCAGAGATGATCAGGGACGGGGAAATGGAGCTACTATTCGTCCAAGCA atatggCGACATGGAGATCGATCACCAACAAAAACGTACCCGACTGATCCGTTCCAGGATGGAAATTGGACATTTGGTGGCGGAGGATTCGGACAACTTTCACCG attGGCATGAAACAACAtatgaattttggaaaatatctGCGGCACGACCTACGTCGACTCCGGGTTCCTCTCACCGAG ATCTACGTTCGATCAACGGATAAGAATCGCACGATCATATCGGCGATGTCGAACATGCTCGGCATGTACGGCCAGGACAACAACGCCAGCGTCGCCGGAGTTGATTATCCGGATGAACCGGGTTGGCCCGTTGGCTATGTGCCAATCGCAATCCATACGGTCGACGATGACACCGATTAT atAGGCAATCCTGACGCCGTATGTCCGCGCCAGGACCAACTATGGGATATGGCGAAGACTTCCGATGAACTGCAAGAATTCCAGAATAGGAATGAT GTTTTGATGCTACTTGCAAATCTAACTGAGAATTGCGGAGAGAATGTCACCATCGACAACCTTTGGATCATTCAGGATGCCTTAATGATTGAG CAAATCCACGCGAATGATACCTTAAGACAAGTAAACGAATGGTTCACGGATGATCTCTACAATCAAATGACAGTGATCAATGATCAAGTAGAATTATAtcagaatggaaatttca ATGGCACTTTGATGATGAACGGTCTCAATATTGGCTTGGAATTGCTGAAACTTCGTGGAGGATCCATGATTAATGACTTATACATGCATATGAATGTGAAATACAATTGTATGTTTTCTACGAATGCGAATCCTACGGATTGCAAATGGATGAACGGAGTCAAATACTATGTCTACTCAGCT caTGACACAActattttcgcatttttctcGATAATGGGTATCGTCGAGAAGGTGATCCGACCTCGTGGATATCCTCTATATTCGGCGGCGACGTTCGTGGAACTATGGTTGAATCATACCGATAATAAGCCATATTTTAAG CTTTCCTACCATGCAAATGACGTTAACGTAACGATTTATCCCATTACTGCGGAGATCGAGGGATGCAATGGGAATAAATACTGTAGTTTAGACGTGTTCTCGAATTTTGCCGCTACGGCAAAACCAGATAAACCAATGGATCAG TGGTGTAACGTAAATCCAAATGTGATAAACACCACCGCCACTACTCCTGGAAATGACGTTACTCCTGTGAATGTGACTGTTGTTCCACCTAACGGCACTACTCCATGCACTGAACATTGTTCTGCCTCCTCATGGACCACATTTATCACAG CTATCCTTACGATATCATACGCATTGCTCCGGAACTAA
- a CDS encoding hypothetical protein (NECATOR_CHRII.G8344.T2), whose protein sequence is MVLRLLLAVLLCQTAEMIRDGEMELLFVQAIWRHGDRSPTKTYPTDPFQDGNWTFGGGGFGQLSPIGMKQHMNFGKYLRHDLRRLRVPLTEVFVKRDLRSING, encoded by the exons ATGGTGCTAAGGCTACTTCTCGCAGTGCTTTTGTGCCAGACAGCAGAGATGATCAGGGACGGGGAAATGGAGCTACTATTCGTCCAAGCA atatggCGACATGGAGATCGATCACCAACAAAAACGTACCCGACTGATCCGTTCCAGGATGGAAATTGGACATTTGGTGGCGGAGGATTCGGACAACTTTCACCG attGGCATGAAACAACAtatgaattttggaaaatatctGCGGCACGACCTACGTCGACTCCGGGTTCCTCTCACCGAGGTATTCGTCAAAAGAG ATCTACGTTCGATCAACGGATAA
- a CDS encoding hypothetical protein (NECATOR_CHRII.G8344.T3), which yields MSNMLGMYGQDNNASVAGVDYPDEPGWPVGYVPIAIHTVDDDTDYIGNPDAVCPRQDQLWDMAKTSDELQEFQNRNDVLMLLANLTENCGENVTIDNLWIIQDALMIEQIHANDTLRQVNEWFTDDLYNQMTVINDQVELYQNGNFNGTLMMNGLNIGLELLKLRGGSMINDLYMHMNVKYNCMFSTNANPTDCKWMNGVKYYVYSAHDTTIFAFFSIMGIVEKVIRPRGYPLYSAATFVELWLNHTDNKPYFKLSYHANDVNVTIYPITAEIEGCNGNKYCSLDVFSNFAATAKPDKPMDQWCNVNPNVINTTATTPGNDVTPVNVTVVPPNGTTPCTEHCSASSWTTFITAILTISYALLRN from the exons ATGTCGAACATGCTCGGCATGTACGGCCAGGACAACAACGCCAGCGTCGCCGGAGTTGATTATCCGGATGAACCGGGTTGGCCCGTTGGCTATGTGCCAATCGCAATCCATACGGTCGACGATGACACCGATTAT atAGGCAATCCTGACGCCGTATGTCCGCGCCAGGACCAACTATGGGATATGGCGAAGACTTCCGATGAACTGCAAGAATTCCAGAATAGGAATGAT GTTTTGATGCTACTTGCAAATCTAACTGAGAATTGCGGAGAGAATGTCACCATCGACAACCTTTGGATCATTCAGGATGCCTTAATGATTGAG CAAATCCACGCGAATGATACCTTAAGACAAGTAAACGAATGGTTCACGGATGATCTCTACAATCAAATGACAGTGATCAATGATCAAGTAGAATTATAtcagaatggaaatttca ATGGCACTTTGATGATGAACGGTCTCAATATTGGCTTGGAATTGCTGAAACTTCGTGGAGGATCCATGATTAATGACTTATACATGCATATGAATGTGAAATACAATTGTATGTTTTCTACGAATGCGAATCCTACGGATTGCAAATGGATGAACGGAGTCAAATACTATGTCTACTCAGCT caTGACACAActattttcgcatttttctcGATAATGGGTATCGTCGAGAAGGTGATCCGACCTCGTGGATATCCTCTATATTCGGCGGCGACGTTCGTGGAACTATGGTTGAATCATACCGATAATAAGCCATATTTTAAG CTTTCCTACCATGCAAATGACGTTAACGTAACGATTTATCCCATTACTGCGGAGATCGAGGGATGCAATGGGAATAAATACTGTAGTTTAGACGTGTTCTCGAATTTTGCCGCTACGGCAAAACCAGATAAACCAATGGATCAG TGGTGTAACGTAAATCCAAATGTGATAAACACCACCGCCACTACTCCTGGAAATGACGTTACTCCTGTGAATGTGACTGTTGTTCCACCTAACGGCACTACTCCATGCACTGAACATTGTTCTGCCTCCTCATGGACCACATTTATCACAG CTATCCTTACGATATCATACGCATTGCTCCGGAACTAA